A single region of the Silene latifolia isolate original U9 population chromosome 8, ASM4854445v1, whole genome shotgun sequence genome encodes:
- the LOC141595843 gene encoding wall-associated receptor kinase-like 8, whose product MSYYHIILALILLLPNDVEATLRIAKQGCNDTCGNVSIPYPFGIGPKCYHNPWFDVECTNSNKFKLKALQGSYVHPQGRQINWVGERTLTMESECQGYCGDFDNNSTGLRPIHSTDLRNSPFLYSGNRNILLVAGCGGGVVLKNSREEALTGCAQICRNESEQFKVKHCYGVGCCQTTLPYSLDYFWLDFMVNPSKICRPTAAIVVDKSWISNKVIGPRLSQLDYCPVPVILEWNIVDLPVHSLSYSNSSCVYKKSSSGGGEGGYVCQCKADYYEGNPYLPYGCQVVRECERCVQDCLSYEDGTFGCLEDVNQEFEEVGILKEKAGLILGLGIGISIILLLSLFGAYWIHKVMKKRKETGLKAIYFKRNGGMVLKQLLSSEENANEKARIFTSSELEKATDQYNRNRILGHGGQGTVYKGMLCDGKIVAIKKFKLLDEGQLNDFINEVKLLSQINHRNIVQLLGCCLETEIPLLVYEYVPNGTLSEHIVSPNNDFPCTWEMRSQIALDIANALAYLHSSSLLPIFHRDIKANNILLDSKYRAKLSDFGISKSIAIDQTHVTTRVVGTFGYLDPEYFQSRQFTDKSDVYSFGVVLVELLTGQMADRSTKDDRGLVPWFMSHVQTNTLYDILDARVAREGEKEKVGAIAELAIRCLILDGRKRPSMKDVEATLQTIRSSQEGALNHLSAIIIMNSDARTSKTDDNAFRRLRRNGTY is encoded by the exons ATGTCCTACTACCATATAATCTTAGCCCTTATATTGCTGTTACCAAATGATGTAGAAGCAACACTACGCATAGCTAAACAAGGGTGTAACGACACTTGTGGAAATGTGTCAATTCCTTACCCTTTCGGCATTGGTCCAAAATGTTACCATAACCCGTGGTTTGATGTCGAGTGCACTAATTCCAACAAGTTTAAGTTGAAGGCTTTGCAGGGGAGCTATGTACACCCTCAAGGGAGACAAATTAACTGGGTTGGAGAAAGAACGTTGACAATGGAGTCTGAATGTCAAGGGTATTGTGGTGATTTCGATAATAATTCCACGGGATTACGCCCTATTCATTCCACCGATTTGAGGAATAGCCCGTTTCTATACTCAGGTAACCGCAATATTCTGTTGGTGGCTGGGTGTGGAGGTGGTGTTGTGCTTAAGAATAGTCGCGAAGAAGCTCTTACTGGATGTGCTCAAATTTGTCGAAATGAGTCTGAGCAATTCAAGGTGAAGCATTGCTATGGTGTAGGATGTTGCCAAACCACATTACCGTACTCTCTTGATTACTTTTGGTTGGATTTTATGGTTAATCCGTCTAAGATTTGTAGGCCGACTGCAGCTATTGTAGTAGACAAGTCTTGGATTTCTAACAAGGTTATAGGCCCTAGACTCTCTCAGCTCGATTATTGTCCTGTGCCAGTTATACTCGAATGGAATATCGTAGATTTGCCCGTCCACTCCCTTAGCTACTCTAATTCTAGTTGTGTTTACAAGAAATCGAGTAGTGGTGGTGGAGAAGGAGGTTATGTTTGTCAGTGCAAAGCTGATTACTATGAAGGCAATCCTTATCTTCCTTATGGTTGCCAAG TTGTTAGGGAATGTGAAAGATGTGTTCAAGATTGCCTTTCGTACGAAGATGGCACCTTTGGCTGTTTGGAAGACGTCAATCAAGAAtttgaagaagttggcatcttAAAGGAAAAAGCCGGGTTAATACTTGGACTTG GTATAGGAATAAGCATTATATTATTGCTTTCGCTTTTCGGTGCCTATTGGATCCACAAAGTAATGAAGAAAAGGAAGGAGACGGGGCTTAAGGCTATATACTTCAAAAGAAATGGCGGAATGGTGTTGAAACAACTGCTATCTTCTGAAGAAAATGCTAATGAAAAAGCAAGGATTTTCACTTCAAGTGAATTGGAGAAGGCAACAGACCAATACAATAGAAATCGAATATTGGGACATGGCGGACAAGGTACCGTTTATAAAGGAATGTTATGTGATGGAAAGATAGTTGCCATAAAGAAGTTCAAGTTACTCGATGAAGGACAATTGAACGATTTCATCAATGAGGTGAAGCTTTTATCACAAATTAACCATAGAAACATAGTTCAGCTTTTAGGATGTTGCTTGGAGACGGAGATTCCATTATTGGTATATGAGTATGTGCCCAATGGAACTCTTTCTGAACACATTGTTTCTCCGAATAATGACTTCCCGTGTACATGGGAAATGCGATCACAAATCGCGTTAGATATCGCAAATGCTCTAGCTTaccttcactcctcttcattacTACCAATATTTCACAGAGACATTAAGGCTAACAACATTCTTTTGGATAGCAAGTACAGAGCTAAGTTGTCAGATTTCGGAATATCAAAGTCTATTGCTATTGATCAGACCCATGTCACCACCCGTGTTGTCGGGACATTTGGTTATCTTGATCCAGAGTACTTCCAATCACGCCAGTTCACCGATAAGAGTGATGTATACAGCTTTGGAGTGGTGCTTGTTGAGCTATTGACAGGACAAATGGCTGACCGTTCGACAAAGGATGATCGGGGTCTGGTCCCTTGGTTCATGTCCCACGTACAAACTAATACATTGTACGATATATTAGATGCTCGAGTAGCACGGGAAGGTGAAAAAGAAAAGGTCGGAGCAATTGCTGAACTCGCGATAAGATGTTTGATTCTAGATGGAAGGAAACGGCCAAGTATGAAAGACGTTGAGGCGACATTACAAACAATTAGATCATCACAAGAAGGTGCGCTAAATCATCTATCAGCCATAATAATTATGAATAGTGATGCTAGAACATCCAAAACAGACGACAATGCATTTCGAAGACTTCGTCGAAATGGTACGTATTAA
- the LOC141595707 gene encoding uncharacterized protein LOC141595707 codes for MNNQTRQNVIVDDEGDDFWDLVACATAYIAIYYVMYIHKEPCMTSFLTGERWMNELLSGNERRCFNMLRMNPDVFQQLCNDLETEYGLCSSHRMSIIEKVGLYVYTLSKGASNRDVQERFQRSGETVSRVFKEVLDAMDGLIRDILRPRDPEFKEIPSKIANDDRYMPYFKDYIGAIDGTHISVVVPEEDQLRYRGRKSIPTTNVLAACDFDLLFTYVLPGWEGSAHDSRIFLDAIGNPSLKFPYPPRGKYYLADKGYPERVGYLTPYPKVKYHENEFRGAPPRGSKELFNMAHSSLRNCIERAFGVLKARWKILGKMPQYTLQDQNRIICGTFALHNYIRRNTIRDEAFKIIDENPDFIPPDVLQDVANHSSQPATESSGTKEMSTVRDNITSSLMASRRNRH; via the exons ATGAATAATCAAACTCGGCAAAATGTTATTGTTGACGATGAAGGTGACGATTTTTGGGATTTAGTTGCTTGTGCAACTGCTTATATTGCTATTTATTATGTTATGTACATACATAAGGAGCCATGCATGACTTCTTTTCTAACTGGTGAAAGATGGATGAATGAGTTGTTAAGTGGAAATGAAAGGCGTTGTTTTAATATGCTAAGGATGAACCCAGATGTATTTCAACAACTATGCAATGACTTGGAAACCGAGTATGGGCTATGTAGTTCACATAGGATGTCGATCATTGAAAAAGTGGGTTTATATGTATACACTCTTAGTAAGGGCGCATCCAATAGAGATGTGCAAGAGAGGTTTCAACGATCAGGTGAAACCGTGAGTAGAGTTTTTAAAGAAGTGTTAGATGCAATGGATGGTCTAATAAGAGATATACTGAGGCCAAGAGATCCAGAATTCAAAGAAATTCCTTCAAAAATTGCAAATGATGATCGATATATGCCATATTTTAAG GATTATATCGGCGCTATAGATGGTACACACATAAGCGTAGTTGTCCCCGAAGAAGATCAATTACGATATAGAGGAAGAAAGAGCATACCAACTACAAATGTATTGGCAGCATGTGACTTTGATCTATTATTTACATATGTTTTGCCTGGATGGGAAGGTTCAGCACATGACTCTCGTATATTTCTCGATGCAATTGGGAATCCGAGTTTAAAATTTCCTTACCCGCCACGAG GTAAATATTATTTGGCTGATAAAGGTTATCCAGAAAGAGTAGGGTACTTGACGCCGTACCCAAAAGTGAAGTATCATGAAAATGAGTTTAGAGGGGCTCCTCCGAGGGGTTCTAAGGAACTTTTTAACATGGCTCATTCTTCATTAAGAAATTGTATTGAGAGGGCATTTGGTGTTCTCAAAGCGCGATGGAAAATTTTAGGAAAGATGCCTCAATACACCCTACAAGATCAAAATCGGATTATTTGTGGAACTTTTGCATTACATAATTATATAAGAAGGAATACAATTAGGGATGAAGCTTTTAAAATCATTGATGAAAATCCGGATTTTATACCTCCAGATGTATTACAAGATGTGGCTAATCATTCTTCGCAACCTGCAACCGAGTCTTCGGGAACTAAAGAAATGTCAACTGTTCGCGATAACATTACTTCTAGTTTGATGGCTAGTAGAAGAAATCGACATTAG